A window of Lysobacter terrestris contains these coding sequences:
- a CDS encoding DUF2058 domain-containing protein, with the protein MAKANPLQEQLLKAGLVKKSKVAEVAHAQNKARQGKGPATPNEIQLDAERARAEKAERDRALSAERKAQARNAELRAQARQIIEDRKVPRAGESEYRFTADGAIRTVLVNDDLRKKLSAGALVIVRLDERFELLPRAAAEKVRERDASMIVLDHGQEPGSEPAATTSEDDAYYAQFKVPDDLVW; encoded by the coding sequence ATGGCGAAGGCGAATCCGCTCCAGGAACAACTGCTCAAGGCGGGCCTGGTCAAGAAATCCAAGGTCGCCGAGGTGGCGCACGCGCAGAACAAGGCGCGGCAGGGCAAGGGGCCGGCCACGCCCAACGAGATCCAGCTGGACGCCGAGCGCGCCCGCGCCGAGAAGGCCGAGCGCGACCGCGCATTGTCCGCCGAGCGCAAGGCGCAGGCGCGCAACGCCGAACTGCGCGCGCAGGCGCGGCAGATCATCGAGGACCGCAAGGTGCCGCGCGCGGGCGAGAGCGAGTACCGCTTCACCGCGGACGGCGCCATCCGCACCGTGCTGGTCAACGACGACCTGCGCAAGAAGCTGTCGGCCGGCGCGCTGGTGATCGTCCGCCTGGACGAACGCTTCGAGCTGTTGCCGCGCGCCGCCGCCGAAAAGGTGCGCGAACGCGACGCAAGCATGATCGTGCTCGACCATGGCCAGGAACCCGGCAGCGAACCCGCCGCGACCACCTCCGAAGACGATGCGTATTACGCGCAGTTCAAGGTGCCGGACGATCTGGTCTGGTGA
- a CDS encoding cupin domain-containing protein has product MKRFRLLTACLPLALVALPALAQDLAMTAGKNAKVVIDNDKVRVIELQMAPGQSTGMHSHGDNIVVFLSSGMAMQTMADGTTRAMERKPGEVIWSDPVTHDTKNTGKAMVRTLIIELKEPKP; this is encoded by the coding sequence ATGAAGCGTTTCCGCCTGTTGACCGCCTGCCTTCCGCTTGCGTTGGTGGCGCTGCCGGCGCTCGCGCAGGACCTCGCCATGACCGCCGGCAAGAACGCCAAGGTGGTGATCGACAACGACAAGGTCCGCGTGATCGAGTTGCAGATGGCGCCCGGCCAGAGCACGGGCATGCACTCGCACGGCGACAACATCGTGGTGTTCCTGAGCAGTGGCATGGCGATGCAGACCATGGCCGACGGCACCACCAGGGCGATGGAACGCAAGCCCGGCGAGGTGATCTGGAGCGATCCGGTCACCCACGACACCAAGAACACCGGCAAGGCGATGGTCAGGACGCTGATCATCGAGCTGAAGGAACCCAAGCCGTAA
- the arr gene encoding NAD(+)--rifampin ADP-ribosyltransferase, translating into MTDTQTYYHGSKADLHVGDLIAPGHASNYGSRKQAAFVYLSATLDAATWGAELAVGAGRGRIYIVEPTGAIEDDPNLTNKRFPGNPTRSYRSRAPFRVVGEVVEWQGHSAEQLQEMHAHLERLKQQGVEAIEE; encoded by the coding sequence ATGACCGATACGCAGACGTACTACCACGGCAGCAAGGCCGACCTCCACGTCGGCGACCTGATCGCGCCGGGCCATGCCTCCAACTACGGCAGCCGGAAACAGGCGGCCTTCGTCTACCTGAGCGCCACGCTGGACGCCGCGACCTGGGGCGCCGAACTGGCCGTCGGTGCCGGCCGCGGGCGGATCTACATCGTCGAACCCACGGGCGCGATCGAAGACGACCCGAACCTGACCAACAAGCGGTTTCCCGGCAATCCCACCCGGTCGTACCGCTCGCGCGCGCCGTTCCGCGTCGTCGGCGAAGTGGTGGAGTGGCAGGGGCATTCGGCCGAGCAGTTGCAGGAAATGCACGCGCACCTCGAGCGCCTGAAGCAGCAAGGTGTCGAAGCCATCGAAGAATGA
- a CDS encoding amino acid permease → MTSRSVPPSAAAPSAADAQLGHALKPRQLVMMGLGSAIGAGLFLGSGVGVQAAGPAVLVSYLIAGALVIIVMHALGEMAAANPASGAFSVYTGEALGPAAGATIGWLWWAQVVVVVAAESVGAAGLLATVWPSLPVAGTSLVVMLLFTAVNLFGVRNFGEFEFWFAILKVVAILAFIVIGVLLLCGLLPHVPSPGLGNFTAHGGFAPKGLAGIGAALLVVVFAFGGTEIVAVAAAETQDPERSIARAIRTVAWRIAVFYIGSLAVIVAVVPWTSESLKSPFAAVLQVVAIPGAATAITLVAVVALLSALNANLYGASRMIYSLSRRGEAPAFLGGLDRRRVPVAAVLASVVFGFIATLLEALYPERVLPALLNLVGSTCLMVWTISLLSQFILRRRADRAGTALPFRMRGFPWNTALGLGILAMIFALALLTPGPRVQLLSTIALTLAIAGACEFARRWRVRAE, encoded by the coding sequence GTGACTTCCCGTTCCGTTCCGCCCTCCGCCGCCGCTCCGTCCGCTGCCGATGCCCAACTCGGCCATGCCCTGAAACCGCGCCAGCTGGTGATGATGGGCCTGGGCAGCGCGATCGGCGCCGGCCTGTTCCTCGGCTCCGGCGTCGGCGTGCAGGCGGCCGGGCCGGCGGTGCTGGTGTCGTACCTGATCGCCGGCGCGCTGGTGATCATCGTCATGCACGCGCTGGGCGAGATGGCCGCGGCCAATCCGGCGAGCGGCGCGTTCTCGGTCTACACCGGCGAAGCGCTCGGTCCCGCCGCGGGCGCGACCATCGGCTGGTTGTGGTGGGCGCAGGTGGTGGTCGTGGTCGCCGCCGAATCGGTCGGCGCCGCCGGCCTGCTCGCCACGGTCTGGCCCTCGCTGCCGGTCGCGGGCACCTCGCTGGTGGTGATGCTGCTGTTCACCGCGGTCAACCTGTTCGGCGTGCGCAACTTCGGCGAGTTCGAATTCTGGTTCGCGATCCTCAAGGTGGTGGCGATCCTCGCCTTCATCGTCATCGGCGTGCTGTTGCTGTGCGGGCTGCTGCCGCACGTGCCGTCGCCGGGGCTGGGCAATTTCACCGCGCACGGCGGCTTCGCACCGAAGGGGCTGGCAGGCATCGGCGCGGCGCTGTTGGTGGTGGTGTTCGCGTTCGGCGGCACCGAGATCGTCGCCGTCGCCGCCGCCGAGACGCAGGACCCCGAACGCAGCATCGCCCGCGCGATCCGCACCGTTGCCTGGCGCATCGCCGTGTTCTACATCGGCTCGCTGGCGGTGATCGTCGCGGTGGTGCCGTGGACCAGCGAATCGCTGAAGTCGCCGTTCGCCGCGGTGCTGCAGGTCGTCGCCATTCCCGGCGCCGCCACCGCGATCACCCTGGTCGCCGTGGTCGCGCTGCTGTCGGCGTTGAACGCCAACCTCTACGGCGCGTCGCGGATGATCTACTCGCTGTCGCGGCGCGGCGAGGCGCCGGCCTTCCTCGGCGGACTCGACCGCCGCCGCGTGCCGGTGGCGGCGGTGCTGGCGAGCGTGGTGTTCGGCTTCATCGCCACGCTGCTGGAGGCGCTGTATCCCGAGCGCGTGCTGCCGGCGCTGCTCAACCTGGTCGGCTCGACCTGCCTGATGGTGTGGACGATCTCGCTGCTGTCGCAGTTCATCCTGCGCCGCCGCGCCGACCGTGCCGGCACCGCGCTGCCGTTCCGCATGCGCGGCTTCCCGTGGAATACCGCGCTGGGGCTGGGCATCCTCGCGATGATCTTCGCGCTGGCGCTGCTGACGCCCGGCCCGCGCGTGCAGCTGCTGTCGACGATCGCGCTGACCCTCGCCATCGCCGGTGCGTGCGAGTTCGCGCGGCGCTGGCGGGTGCGCGCGGAGTAA
- a CDS encoding TetR/AcrR family transcriptional regulator, producing MSDPSAPLRLTDRKRAAILDAAVAEFRQSGYEATSMDRVAASAGVSKRTVYNHFPSKEALFAQILHQLWESSLDGLDLAYRADRPLREQLLELVKQKLRLLHDGSFVDLARVAIAAAIHSPERAQDMVARMGEREEGLTIWIRAAAADGRLKTDDPLFASMQLQGLVKGFAFWPQITLDQPPLTAAQQKHVAESAVDMFLAYYG from the coding sequence ATGAGCGACCCCAGCGCCCCCCTCCGCCTGACCGACCGCAAGCGCGCGGCCATCCTCGACGCCGCCGTGGCCGAGTTCCGCCAGTCCGGCTACGAAGCCACCAGCATGGATCGCGTCGCCGCCAGCGCCGGCGTGTCCAAGCGCACCGTCTACAACCACTTCCCGAGCAAGGAAGCGTTGTTCGCGCAGATCCTCCACCAGCTGTGGGAGAGCAGCCTCGACGGCCTCGACCTCGCCTACCGCGCCGACCGCCCGCTGCGCGAACAGTTGCTGGAACTGGTGAAGCAGAAGCTGCGCCTGCTGCACGACGGCAGCTTCGTCGACCTCGCCCGCGTCGCCATCGCCGCCGCGATCCACTCGCCCGAACGCGCGCAGGACATGGTCGCGCGCATGGGCGAACGCGAAGAAGGCCTGACGATCTGGATCCGCGCCGCCGCCGCCGACGGCCGCCTGAAGACCGACGACCCGCTGTTCGCGTCGATGCAGCTGCAGGGACTGGTGAAGGGCTTCGCGTTCTGGCCGCAGATCACCCTGGACCAGCCGCCGCTCACCGCCGCGCAGCAGAAGCACGTGGCGGAATCGGCGGTGGACATGTTCCTCGCCTACTACGGCTGA
- a CDS encoding PIN domain-containing protein, whose protein sequence is MSKPYFLIDFENVQPKALDRLQPGAARIKVFLGQHQTKLMLELVQALQPFGADAQYIPITGSGPDAVDFHIAFYIGRLAAAEPGAAFTIISKDKGFDPLVRHLNGLGISCRRLAEIPGSAAAAPVAVAKPAVAVKPVAAAKKAVAPAKVPGKTATKKSAKNVSVTVLPEANGAAPATRTVPKAMTTQQRVPQVVDRLKKSSKPAKLATLKSSIKSWFTPPLDDKTVAAIVQSLQDSRQITVTGTKVAYALG, encoded by the coding sequence ATGAGCAAGCCGTACTTCCTGATCGACTTCGAGAACGTCCAGCCCAAGGCGCTGGACCGCCTGCAGCCGGGTGCCGCGCGGATCAAGGTGTTCCTCGGCCAGCACCAGACCAAGCTGATGCTGGAGCTGGTGCAGGCGCTGCAGCCGTTCGGCGCGGATGCGCAGTACATCCCGATCACGGGTAGCGGGCCGGATGCGGTCGACTTCCACATCGCGTTCTACATCGGCCGCCTCGCCGCCGCCGAGCCCGGCGCGGCGTTCACCATCATCTCCAAGGACAAGGGCTTCGACCCGCTGGTGCGCCACCTCAACGGCCTGGGCATCAGCTGCCGCCGCCTGGCCGAGATTCCCGGCAGTGCCGCCGCCGCGCCGGTGGCGGTCGCGAAGCCTGCAGTTGCAGTGAAACCCGTCGCCGCAGCGAAGAAGGCCGTCGCCCCGGCCAAGGTGCCGGGCAAGACCGCGACGAAGAAGTCGGCGAAGAACGTCAGCGTGACGGTGCTGCCGGAAGCCAACGGCGCCGCGCCCGCGACCAGGACCGTCCCCAAGGCGATGACGACGCAGCAGCGCGTGCCGCAGGTGGTGGATCGCCTGAAGAAGTCGAGCAAGCCGGCGAAGCTGGCCACGCTGAAGTCGTCGATCAAGTCGTGGTTCACCCCGCCGCTGGACGACAAGACGGTGGCGGCCATCGTGCAGAGCCTGCAGGACAGCAGGCAGATCACCGTGACCGGGACCAAGGTCGCCTACGCCTTGGGCTAG
- a CDS encoding CPBP family intramembrane glutamic endopeptidase, with amino-acid sequence MRNLFFNRERRLRNGWWMLLFIAVVFATRFAYTPLSHALRDLGIGKPWLEPLAFAFILLATWVCTRLRREPLASVGFRLDRRWAKEAAWGTALGMGSMALVVALMWASGAVRLQLDPARSLGAMGTGLYVFVFVALFEETLFRGFLFQRLVDGAGVWVAQIALAVLFAAAHWGNPDMQGATRVWASLDIALGALMLGMAYLRTRSLALPFGLHLGWNWMQGHVLGFDVSGVDLPGWFLPQLLDRPAWMTGGAFGPESTVFAVAVDLAVLALLWKWQGSAAAPTRAPALRVQTA; translated from the coding sequence TTGCGCAACCTCTTCTTCAATCGCGAACGGCGCCTGCGCAACGGCTGGTGGATGCTGCTGTTCATCGCCGTCGTCTTCGCCACGCGTTTCGCCTACACGCCGCTGTCGCACGCGCTCAGGGATCTGGGTATCGGCAAGCCGTGGCTGGAGCCGCTGGCGTTCGCCTTCATCCTGCTCGCGACCTGGGTGTGCACGCGCTTGCGCCGCGAGCCCTTGGCGAGCGTCGGCTTCCGCCTGGACCGGCGCTGGGCCAAGGAAGCCGCGTGGGGCACGGCGCTGGGCATGGGCTCGATGGCGCTGGTGGTCGCGTTGATGTGGGCGAGCGGCGCGGTCCGCCTGCAGCTGGATCCGGCGCGCAGCCTCGGCGCGATGGGCACGGGGCTGTACGTGTTCGTGTTCGTGGCGCTGTTCGAGGAAACGCTGTTCCGCGGTTTCCTGTTCCAGCGCCTGGTCGACGGCGCGGGCGTGTGGGTCGCGCAGATCGCGCTCGCGGTGCTGTTCGCCGCCGCGCACTGGGGCAACCCGGACATGCAGGGCGCGACCCGGGTGTGGGCGTCGCTCGACATCGCGCTCGGTGCGCTGATGCTGGGCATGGCCTACCTGCGCACGCGCAGCCTGGCCCTGCCGTTCGGCCTGCACCTGGGCTGGAACTGGATGCAGGGCCACGTGCTCGGCTTCGATGTCAGCGGCGTCGACCTGCCGGGCTGGTTCCTGCCGCAGCTGCTGGACCGGCCGGCGTGGATGACCGGCGGCGCGTTCGGGCCGGAGTCGACGGTGTTCGCGGTGGCGGTCGACCTGGCCGTGCTGGCGCTGCTGTGGAAGTGGCAGGGCAGCGCGGCGGCGCCCACGCGCGCGCCGGCGCTGCGCGTGCAGACGGCGTAG
- a CDS encoding RCC1 domain-containing protein, protein MSTYASSTTAIAAPAGRAGSRRTRLRAWCGLLTLCLLLCSAAAFAARTRVVAWGGEVGNRALDVPYSLDDAVAMAVPYVLRANGDVIEIGTMPPVVRATNAKGIAVNENCLLVLYRTGTVAAIGADPVCATFVPAGLAGVTAIAAGGDFAMALTSDGRVLAWGDNSSGQTDVPVGLRNVVAIAAGRSHALALRSDGQVVAWGSNNDGELDLPPLVNVVAIDAGNAYNQALQSNGTVVAWGDAYDYPRPVPVDLPRARALGAGKWRQAAAVLRDGTVREWGFQEGKALPSGLDNVVKLSMGHAVNFALVSRGITPGEAIADMRVDLDALLAIEDADRAVLNGDLDAAASAVAANRTPQACEAMRSFAAHATTPGVLAFYPDRALYFDAQTRDVLQLLRCGRGRDG, encoded by the coding sequence ATGTCGACGTATGCCAGTTCCACCACCGCAATCGCCGCGCCCGCCGGTCGCGCCGGGTCGCGCCGCACGCGCCTTCGGGCGTGGTGCGGTCTTCTGACGCTGTGCCTGTTGTTGTGTTCCGCCGCGGCGTTCGCGGCCCGCACCCGCGTGGTTGCCTGGGGCGGTGAAGTCGGCAACCGCGCGCTCGATGTTCCCTATTCCCTGGACGATGCGGTCGCCATGGCCGTGCCGTACGTGCTGCGCGCCAACGGCGACGTGATCGAGATCGGAACCATGCCGCCGGTGGTGCGGGCGACGAACGCCAAGGGCATCGCCGTGAACGAGAACTGCCTGCTGGTCCTGTATCGCACGGGCACGGTCGCCGCGATCGGCGCCGACCCCGTGTGCGCGACGTTCGTGCCGGCCGGACTTGCGGGCGTGACCGCCATTGCCGCGGGTGGCGATTTCGCCATGGCGTTGACCTCCGACGGGCGCGTGCTGGCGTGGGGCGACAACTCGTCCGGCCAGACCGACGTGCCGGTGGGATTGCGCAACGTCGTCGCGATCGCGGCCGGTCGCAGCCATGCGCTCGCGCTGCGTTCCGACGGTCAGGTGGTGGCGTGGGGCAGCAACAACGATGGCGAGCTCGACCTGCCCCCGCTGGTGAACGTGGTCGCGATCGACGCCGGCAACGCCTACAACCAGGCGCTGCAGTCGAACGGCACGGTGGTGGCGTGGGGCGATGCCTACGACTATCCGCGACCGGTGCCGGTGGACCTGCCCCGCGCGCGTGCGCTGGGTGCCGGCAAATGGCGCCAGGCCGCGGCGGTATTGCGCGACGGCACAGTGCGCGAATGGGGCTTCCAGGAAGGCAAGGCCCTGCCGTCCGGGCTGGACAACGTGGTGAAGCTGTCGATGGGCCACGCCGTCAACTTCGCGCTGGTGAGTCGTGGAATCACCCCGGGCGAAGCGATTGCCGACATGCGCGTCGACCTGGATGCGCTGCTGGCGATCGAAGACGCCGACCGCGCCGTCCTCAATGGCGACCTGGACGCGGCCGCATCGGCGGTGGCGGCCAATCGCACCCCGCAGGCGTGCGAGGCGATGCGTTCGTTCGCGGCGCATGCCACGACGCCCGGCGTCCTCGCCTTCTATCCGGACCGCGCGCTGTATTTCGACGCGCAGACGCGCGACGTGCTCCAGTTGCTGCGTTGCGGACGCGGGCGCGACGGCTGA
- a CDS encoding class I SAM-dependent methyltransferase, with amino-acid sequence MRPPASDALFGGSLPELYERHLVPLIFQAYAVDLAARTAALAPHRVLEIAAGTGVVTRALAARLGRDVDIVATDLNAPMLQYAARIGTARPVQWQPADAQHLPFADAEFDAVACQFGVMFFPDKPQAFAQARRVLRPGGTLLFNVWDRIGENVFADTVTTALADVFPDDPPRFLARTPHGYFDTATIARDLARGGFTQPPRIDTVTLLARADHPRTVAVAYCEGTPLRNEIEARDTSRLAAATAAAETALARRFGSGAIEGRIQAHVVEVRRTE; translated from the coding sequence ATGCGCCCACCTGCATCCGACGCACTGTTCGGCGGTTCGCTGCCCGAGCTGTACGAGCGGCACCTGGTGCCCCTGATCTTCCAGGCGTATGCCGTCGACCTCGCCGCACGCACGGCCGCGCTCGCGCCGCATCGCGTGCTGGAGATCGCCGCCGGCACCGGCGTGGTGACGCGCGCGCTGGCCGCGCGGCTGGGCCGCGACGTCGACATCGTCGCCACCGATCTCAATGCGCCGATGCTGCAATACGCGGCGCGCATCGGCACGGCGCGCCCGGTGCAATGGCAGCCGGCGGACGCGCAGCACCTGCCCTTCGCCGATGCCGAGTTCGATGCGGTGGCCTGCCAGTTCGGCGTGATGTTCTTTCCCGACAAGCCCCAGGCGTTCGCCCAAGCGCGGCGCGTGCTGCGCCCCGGCGGCACCCTGCTGTTCAACGTGTGGGACCGCATTGGGGAGAACGTGTTTGCCGACACCGTGACCACCGCGCTGGCGGACGTCTTTCCCGACGATCCGCCGCGCTTCCTCGCCCGCACGCCGCACGGCTACTTCGACACCGCCACCATCGCGCGCGACCTGGCGCGCGGCGGATTCACCCAACCGCCGCGCATCGACACCGTCACGCTGCTCGCCCGCGCCGACCACCCGCGCACGGTCGCCGTGGCGTACTGCGAGGGCACGCCGCTGCGCAACGAAATCGAAGCGCGCGACACCTCCCGCCTCGCCGCAGCCACCGCAGCCGCCGAAACCGCGCTGGCCCGGCGCTTCGGCAGCGGCGCCATCGAAGGAAGAATCCAGGCGCACGTGGTCGAGGTGCGGCGAACGGAGTGA
- a CDS encoding amino acid permease, which yields MGTGILRTKSIERALAGREAPEYRLKRNLSALDLTVFGVGVVIGAGIFTVAGKAASVHAGPAVMLSFVLAALCCTLAALCYAEFAASVPLSGSAYTFSYVALGELVAWIIGWDLMLELALAAAVVAQGWGVYLEIFLGQLGIALPTAISPQSPQALFNLPAFALVAVLTALVAYGIKESLRVNLVLVVIKVGIVLFVILAGIRFIDPANYSPFIPPSAPAPATTGGVHAPLLQLLFGVQPTMFGVSGIFSGAALVVFAFLGFDVVATTAEEARRPQRDLPIGIIASLAICTVLYVGVGVVLTGMQPYTQIATSGAMAQAFNAVGKPGYATVISAGAVIGLATVVMTALIGASRVLFAMSRDRLLPPALGRTHPRTGTPLRLTVGLGVVVALVAAFTPVGELEEMVNIGTLAAFLLVSLSVPVLRRRRPDLQRPFKVPLSPWLPWLSAVACALLMLNLSGLTWIRFMVWLAAGLAVYALYGYRRARRPP from the coding sequence ATGGGCACGGGCATCCTGCGGACCAAGTCGATCGAGCGCGCGCTGGCCGGACGCGAGGCGCCCGAGTACCGGCTCAAGCGCAACCTCAGCGCGCTCGACCTGACCGTCTTCGGCGTCGGGGTCGTCATCGGTGCCGGCATCTTCACCGTCGCGGGCAAGGCCGCGTCGGTGCATGCGGGGCCGGCGGTGATGCTGTCCTTCGTCCTCGCCGCGCTGTGCTGCACGCTGGCCGCGCTGTGCTACGCCGAGTTCGCCGCGTCGGTCCCGCTGTCCGGGTCGGCCTACACCTTCAGCTACGTCGCGCTGGGCGAACTGGTGGCGTGGATCATCGGTTGGGACCTGATGCTCGAACTGGCGCTCGCCGCCGCGGTCGTGGCGCAGGGCTGGGGCGTGTACCTGGAAATCTTCCTCGGCCAGCTCGGCATCGCCCTGCCGACGGCGATCTCGCCGCAATCGCCACAGGCGCTGTTCAACCTGCCCGCGTTCGCCCTCGTCGCCGTGCTGACGGCGCTGGTCGCCTACGGCATCAAGGAATCGCTGCGCGTCAACCTGGTCCTGGTGGTGATCAAGGTCGGCATCGTGCTGTTCGTGATCCTCGCCGGCATCCGCTTCATCGATCCGGCGAACTACTCGCCGTTCATCCCGCCCAGCGCGCCGGCGCCGGCCACGACCGGCGGCGTGCACGCGCCGCTGCTGCAGCTGCTGTTCGGCGTGCAGCCGACGATGTTCGGCGTGTCGGGCATCTTCTCCGGCGCGGCGCTGGTGGTGTTCGCGTTCCTCGGCTTCGACGTCGTCGCCACCACCGCGGAGGAAGCGCGCCGTCCGCAGCGCGACCTGCCGATCGGCATCATCGCCTCGCTGGCGATCTGCACGGTGCTCTACGTCGGCGTGGGCGTGGTGCTGACCGGCATGCAGCCGTACACGCAGATCGCGACCAGCGGCGCGATGGCGCAGGCGTTCAACGCAGTCGGCAAACCGGGCTACGCGACGGTGATCTCCGCGGGCGCGGTGATCGGCCTGGCGACGGTGGTGATGACCGCGCTGATCGGCGCGAGCCGCGTGCTGTTCGCGATGTCGCGCGACCGCCTGCTGCCGCCCGCGCTCGGCCGCACCCATCCGCGCACCGGCACGCCGCTGCGGCTCACTGTCGGTCTGGGTGTCGTGGTCGCGCTGGTAGCGGCCTTCACCCCGGTGGGCGAACTCGAGGAGATGGTCAACATCGGCACGCTGGCCGCGTTCCTGCTGGTCTCGCTGTCGGTACCGGTGCTGCGCCGACGCCGCCCCGACCTGCAGCGGCCGTTCAAGGTGCCGCTCTCGCCGTGGCTGCCGTGGTTGTCGGCCGTGGCCTGCGCGCTGTTGATGCTCAACCTCAGCGGCCTGACCTGGATCCGCTTCATGGTGTGGTTGGCCGCGGGTTTGGCCGTGTACGCGCTGTACGGCTACCGGCGCGCGCGCCGGCCGCCATGA
- a CDS encoding M48 metallopeptidase family protein: protein MQTLKYLTGYPSHLQARVRELIEQDRLGALLADKYAQPHAVRNDGQLYDYVQALKDRHLRKSVPLGKVLYDNRLQVVKHALGTHTAISRVHGDRLKASREIRIASVFRDAPAEFLKMIVVHELAHLKEAEHNKAFYQLCTHMEPDYHQLEFDLRLYLTQLEIGPR, encoded by the coding sequence ATGCAGACCCTGAAGTACCTCACCGGCTACCCATCGCACCTGCAGGCACGGGTGCGCGAGTTGATCGAACAGGATCGGCTGGGCGCGCTGCTGGCCGACAAGTACGCCCAGCCGCACGCGGTGCGCAACGACGGCCAGCTGTACGACTACGTGCAGGCGCTCAAGGACCGGCACCTGCGCAAGTCGGTGCCGCTGGGCAAGGTGCTCTACGACAACCGCCTGCAGGTGGTGAAGCACGCGCTCGGCACGCACACGGCGATCTCGCGCGTGCACGGCGACCGGCTCAAAGCCAGCCGCGAGATCCGCATCGCCAGCGTGTTCCGCGATGCGCCCGCCGAATTCCTGAAGATGATCGTGGTGCACGAACTGGCGCACCTGAAGGAAGCCGAGCACAACAAGGCCTTCTACCAGCTGTGCACGCACATGGAACCCGACTACCACCAGTTGGAGTTCGACCTGCGCCTGTACCTGACGCAGCTCGAGATCGGGCCGCGCTAG
- a CDS encoding MBL fold metallo-hydrolase: protein MPRRPRFRRLRRLALFSGVLTVTACLLSAAHTNAPLAAYADSPQSERGVFRNPVPKPADGLLKTLGIVWNVLLNKPADAVPAAAPPVLALTRAQLEAAPDRSLFRLGHSTMLIKLRGGFWITDPVFAERASPVQWLGPKRFHAPPIALEDLPPLRGVILSHDHYDHLDRDTVRRLARTTEVFLTPLGVGDRLVAWGVDPAKVYQFDWWQGATIDGVRFTATPAQHFSGRGLFDGNKTLWASWVIVDNAHADATPGDAADADGLRVFFSGDTGYFDGFKEIGRRFGPFDVTLMETGAYDPQWPYVHMQPEQTVQAHQDLRGRWLLPMHNGTFDLAMHGWTEPFERVSALAAQRGIALTTPRMGERLDLAAPHAATPWWRGVDAVVDTRVALANAGAAR from the coding sequence ATGCCCCGACGCCCCCGTTTCCGCCGCCTGCGTCGCCTCGCCCTGTTCTCCGGAGTCCTGACCGTGACCGCCTGCCTGCTCTCCGCTGCCCACACCAACGCCCCGCTCGCCGCCTACGCGGACTCGCCGCAGTCCGAGCGCGGCGTGTTCCGCAACCCCGTGCCCAAGCCCGCCGACGGCCTGCTCAAGACCCTGGGCATCGTCTGGAACGTGCTGCTCAACAAGCCGGCCGACGCGGTGCCGGCCGCCGCCCCGCCGGTGCTGGCGTTGACCCGCGCCCAGCTGGAGGCCGCGCCCGACCGCAGCCTGTTCCGGCTCGGCCACTCGACCATGCTGATCAAGCTGCGCGGCGGCTTCTGGATCACCGACCCGGTGTTCGCCGAACGCGCCTCGCCGGTGCAATGGCTGGGGCCCAAGCGCTTCCACGCGCCGCCGATCGCGCTCGAGGACCTGCCGCCGCTGCGCGGGGTGATCCTCTCGCACGACCATTACGACCACCTCGATCGCGACACGGTGCGGCGCCTGGCCCGCACTACCGAGGTGTTCCTGACCCCGCTCGGCGTCGGCGACCGCCTGGTCGCGTGGGGCGTGGATCCGGCCAAGGTGTACCAGTTCGACTGGTGGCAGGGCGCGACCATCGACGGCGTGCGGTTCACCGCGACGCCGGCGCAGCACTTCTCCGGACGCGGCCTGTTCGACGGCAACAAGACGCTGTGGGCGTCGTGGGTGATCGTCGACAACGCGCACGCCGACGCCACCCCCGGCGATGCCGCCGACGCGGACGGGTTGCGCGTGTTCTTCAGCGGCGACACCGGCTACTTCGATGGCTTCAAGGAGATCGGCCGCCGCTTCGGCCCGTTCGACGTGACCCTGATGGAAACCGGCGCGTACGACCCGCAATGGCCGTACGTGCACATGCAGCCGGAGCAGACCGTGCAGGCGCACCAGGACCTGCGCGGGCGCTGGCTGCTGCCGATGCACAACGGCACCTTCGACCTCGCGATGCATGGCTGGACCGAGCCGTTCGAACGCGTGAGCGCACTCGCGGCGCAGCGCGGCATCGCCCTGACCACGCCGCGCATGGGCGAACGCCTCGACCTGGCCGCGCCGCACGCGGCGACGCCGTGGTGGCGCGGCGTCGACGCTGTCGTCGACACGCGCGTCGCGCTGGCCAACGCGGGAGCCGCGCGATGA